Below is a window of Solirubrobacterales bacterium DNA.
CAGTTCATATGCGAAGCGGCTGAGGCCGCGCTGGGCGCCGACGGTCTTCGCCTGGGTCCAGTTGGCATTCAACTTCGAGAAGTTCGCCAGGGGATGAAACTGCCAGCCCCAGCCACTGAAGTACTGGTAGTAGATGAGACTCTCACCAAAGCGCGAGCGCGAACCGGCCGCTGCGGGCCCTCTGGTCCTGAACCAGTCGACGTTCAACTGCAACTGGGTGAACAACGGCATGACCCGATCACCCTTGATGCGGTTCTTCCTGGCCAGCGATTCGATCGTGCGCAGCTGATTGGTCAGCGGCAGTCGGCGCGAGCCGGAGAGGCGATCACGCAGCGATCGGGCGTCTTCGTAGCTCTTCCGGGCGGCGCTTGCCCTTGCAGGATCAACCAGGCCTGCGTTCTGCAGATTGGTCAGCGACGCGGAAACGGTCGCGGCCTGGGCGCGGTCGGTTGCGAAAAGCAGTGTGATGGCGGCGAGGGCGAGGATGATCGCCAGTCGCGCATTTCTGTGAATGGGGGAGAGCTGCATCTGTAGAAGTTAAAACGCCGGGCCGACGCTAGTTGCGCTGTGCTTAAGCGTCAATTCCGGGCATCTGTGCGGTGGTAGATTCGCCGGGTTGTGCCGGAGGAACCACTAGCGAAGAAAGCACGTCGATCGCCACTGCCCTGGATCATTGGTCCCGTGGTCGCGTTCGTCTTGCTCGTGGGGTTGATCCTCGCGACCGGCACGCCCAGTTCCGCGCAGCTGATGAAGCGCGCAGCAAGCAGCTTCGGCGAAGTCAGCCGGGGCAACTTCCAGTTCAAGATCTCGATCACGCCGCAGGGCTCGGCCGGGGCGGCGCCGTCGTCGATCGAGCTGAAGGGGCCGTTCGAGATCGTCCCCGGCAAGCCATTGCCCAAGGCGAAGATCACCTACACGGTCAGTTCCGGCGGTCGCAGTCAGGTGACGACCCTGCTGACCACTGGCGACAAGGCCTACACCGTGATCAAGGGCCAGGCCTACGAGTTGCCGGCGAGCGCGACCAAGGACTTGAAGTCCGCAACCAAGGAGCTTGCGAAGCCCAGTGAGGGCAAGGGCCTCACCGGTATCAAGCTCAACTTCGACAAGTGGTTGATCGACCCGCAGGTCGCCGCCGGTCGCGACATCGACGGCACCGCCACATGGCGCACAACTGCGGGCGTGAACGTGGTCGAAGCGTTGAAGGACCTCGTCGCGTCATCCGGCGCGCTGGGCGGAATCACCGGCGGATCTGTTCCCGCCCTGAAGGAATCAGACCTTGCCGAGGTCCGGAAGGGCATCAAGAATGCCTCGGTCGTGGTCTACGTCGGCCGCTACGACCGGGTCGTCCGGCTGCTCGATCTCACGATGGACTTCTCGACCGCCGGCGCGACTGGCTCCACGAGCGCGATCGGCGGAATCAGCGGCGGGCGTATGAACATGCTCGTCGGAATCTCAAGCCCGAACCAGCCCGTCAACGTCGATCCCCCAAAGAATCCGCTGCCATACAGTGCGCTCCAGTCGTTGGTTCAGAGCCAGTCCTCGCAGACCGGAACGACGCTCGATGACGGCCTGGGTCAGTAAGCTGCGCCGCTCTATGAACTCTTTTTTCAGGAAATCACTTTTTGCCGTCCTCGCCATCGCCCTGGTGGTTTTCGCTGCCGGATGTGGTGGGTCCAAAAAGCCCACCGAGGCACCCGACGCTGTCCTCAAGAGCGCGCTGGCCAAGACCGCCGGAATCAACAGCGGCATGGCCGAAGTCAAGGCCTCGCTCGCCTTGGGCAGCCTCCCGGGGTCGCTGTCAATCCAGGGCGGAGGGCCGTTCGACACCGAGGCCAAGGGCGGCGCCGCGACGGATCTTCAGTTCTCGGTTGACGTCGCGGGAACGCAGCAGAACTTCGGCATCCTCGCGGTTGGTGGCAAGAATTACCTGACCGTCGACGGCAAGGCACTTGAGCAGAAGGGTGACGGTGCAGCGCTGGGGCCCGACCAGGTTGCCGGCTTCCTCAACGGACTCGGCGACAACCTGACAAACGTCAAGAGAGCCGGCGAGAACAAGTACACCGCCACAGTTGACGTGAAGAAGCTTCTCGAGTCGAGCAAAGCGGGGGACAACCTCTCCAAGCTCTCGATCCCGGGCCTTGGCTCAGGCGAACAGTTGTCCAAGTCGGTGAGCACCGCTGACATCACCGTCACGGTTGATGAGGGTGGCTACGCGCAGGTGCTCGACATCGACCTGCCGATCACGACCTCCGGCAATCAGGGTGGAGTCCGCGCGACGATCACGCTGACAGACATCGACCAGCCGCAGACAATTGATCAGCCCACGAACGTCGTTGGTGACGCTTCTGAGCTCGGTGGCATCGGCGCCGCGCTGGCAGGTCAATAGGCTCGTTGGTTTTGAAGCGGTTTCTTTTTTCGTCTGACGGCTGGCCGTATCTGCTCAGCCCGTTCGTCGCCGCTGCGATCGTCCTCGAGTTCGGGGGCGGCAGCGCGACGTTGATCTTCGCGGTCGCCGCGATTGGGCTGATCCCCGCCGCGGCCGTGATGGGTCGTGCCACGGAGGAGCTTGCCGCACGCTCGGGCCCCGGCATCGGTGGTCTGCTGAACGTGACGTTCGGCAACTTTCCCGAACTGATCATCGCGATCCTGGCGTTGAACGCTGGACTGCAAGAGCTGGTGAAGGCGTCGCTGGTCGGCTCGATCATCGGCAACATTCTGCTCGTGATGGGCGCCTCGATGTTTGTCGGTGGCCTCAAGCGCAAGGAGCAGACCTTCAACCAGACCGCGGCGAGCGTGCAGTCCTCGATGCTCGTCCTCGCGATGGCCGCGCTGTTCATGCCCGCGGTGTACGAGCTCGTTGATGGCAGCGGTCTGCCCGATCCTGGCGCCGCGATTGTCAACTACGACTCGTCCGTGGAGAAACTCTCCGCGATCGCGGGAGGTTTTCTTCTGCTCAGCTATGTGGGCGGATTGATCTTCTCACTGGTGACCCACAAGGATCTCTTCAATCAGGGCCATGACGAGGAGATGGCCCAGAACGCATGGACGATCAAGCGATCGATTGGCGTGCTGGCCGGCGCGAGTATCGTCGTCGGTCTGATGAGCGAGATCCTCGTCGGGTCAATCGAGGAGGCGTCAGCGGCGATCGGGCTCTCTGAGTTCTTCGTCGGTGTCTTCGTGGTTGCGATCGTGGGAAATGCCGCCGAACATTGGGTTGCCGTGCTCGTTGCATACAAGGACAAGATGGATCTCGCGGTCAACATCGCGATCGGGTCGGCCGCTCAGATTGCGCTGTTCGTCGCCCCGGTGCTCGTGTTTCTCTCATTCTTCATCGGGCCGAACCCGATGCCGCTGGTCTTCAACGGATTTGAACTTGCCGGATTGCTGATCGCTCTCGTGATCGCCAACGTGATCACCTCCGACGGGAGATCCACATGGTTTGAGGGTCTCCAGCTGCTTTCGCTTTATGCCGTGATCGGCGTGGCCTTTTACTTCGCCTAAGGCGCATGGGAAAGGCGTTTTTGGGTTTCCGCACGAACGTGCGTACACCCGCGTTTTCTCGCTACACTTCGGGCCACCTTACGGGCCTTGACGCGCAACCATCGAATCCGCCGTCGACGCAAGTTTTTCTCCCACGATCTGATCAAACCAACCAGGAGTCACCTGACGTGTCCATCAACTTTCAGCTTTCCGACGAGCAGAAGCTCATGCAGGAGACCGCCAAGGATTTCGCCGTCAACGAGATCCGCCCGGTAGCCGAGCACCACGACCGCGACTCAATCTTCCCGCGTGAGATCATCAACAAGGCTTGGGAGCTGGGCCTGATGAACACAACGATCCCCGAGGCGTACGGCGGAGCAGAACTCGACTTCCTCTCCGGCAGCATCATCGAGGAGCAGCTTTCGTGGGGTTGCAGCGGTATCGCCACCTCGATCTTCACCAACGGCCTGGCTTCAATGCCGGTCGAGCTCGGCGGATCTGAAGAGATCAAGAAGAAGTACCTCTCGCAGCTCGTCGAAGAGCCCAAGCTCGCATCGTTCTGCCTGACTGAGCCCGAGGCCGGTTCTGACGTCGCCTCAATGAAGACCACAGCCATCAAGAAGGGCGACAAGTACGTCCTCAACGGCTCCAAGTGCTTCATCACCAACGGCTCGCACGCCGACTGGTACACCGTTTACGCCAAGACCGATCCAGACGCGGGCCACCGCGGCATCAGCGCCTTCGTAGTTGAGAAGGACTGGGGCGTAGTCGTGGACAAGAAGGAAGACAAGCTCGGTCAGCGCGCGTCAGACACCGCGATGGTCAGCTTCTCTGACGTTGAGGTCCCCGCAGAGAACCTGCTCGGCGAAGAGAACGCCGGCTTCAAGCTCGCGATGATGACCCTCGACCGCACCCGCCCGGGCGTGGCAGCGATGGCAACCGGCATTCAGCAGGCTTCGCTCGACGCAGCAGTTGACTACGCGAAGGAGCGCATCCAGTTTGGCGTGCCGATCGCGATGCACCAGGCAATCCAGTTCATGATCGCCGACATGGCAACCAAGCTCGAGGCCTCGCGCCTGCTCTACATGAAGAGCGCGTGGCTCCTGGACAACGGCCTGCGCAACTCGCTGGTCGCCTCACACGCCAAGCGCTTCGCCGCAGACTCCGCCATGGAGACCGCAGTTGACGCCGTCCAGGTCTTCGGAGGCTACGGCTTCATCAAGGAGTACCCGGTCGAGAAGTTCATGCGTGACGCGAAGATCATGCAGTTGTACGAAGGCACGAGCCAGATCCAGCGCCTCGTCATCGCCAAGGAGACTCTCGCTCCTTCGCGCGACACGGTTGCTGTCTAGTTCGCGACTCGCATCTGGGTTTGATCAGGGGCGGTCCTTCGGGGCCGCCCTTTTTTTCGCGAGCCTCAGGACGATTGGGCAACCAAGACGCCGATCGCTACGGGGAGTACTTCGAGCAGTCCGAAGAGTCCCAGAAACGCGACGTAAAGCAACGGCTTTGATCCCAACTCACTCGGCGACGAACGCGATTCCAAGATCGAGGGCCTGCAGCGCTGGCTTAGGCACCCCGCTTTCATTGAGGCGTTCTATGTGTCGTAGGCGCCTCCGTAGTGACGGGCTGGACCATGCGACGAATGTGAGCGCAGTGACGATCTGGAGCGCCGAGGGAGTCACCACCCCGAATCCTCGCGTCCGGACCGGCGGCCGAGTTGCCTGGGCGGTTCAGGATTGCTCGCGTGGTCCGGGTTTCTTTGTCGATTCCGGCGATGGGGGTGGCTTGGCTTAGGTATGCGGGGTTTCTTCCACAGTCCACCCCGCCGGGGCAGACTGCGGAAGATTTTTGGCTTTGCTATGCGGATCTCCGACTTCCCACCCCGCTCACGGCCCGCGCCCGACGTCGATCCCACCCAAACGCCATCACCTCATCGCCGCAATCGACAAAGAATCCCCAGCCACGCGAACAATCCCGCAGCCCCGCCCGCCCGATCTATCCTCACCCCATGCCCCAAGAAGTCACCTTCTTCTACGACCTCGGCTCCCCCTACGCCTACATCACGGCCGACCGAATCGACGAGCAGTTCGACACATCAATCACCGTCGACTGGGTCCCGGTCCTGCTCGGCGGAATCTTCAACGCCACCGGCCGCAGCTCCTGGGCTGAAACCGGCGCGCGCGCCGACGGCATCGCCGAGATCGCACAACGCGCGGCCGCATACGGCATGCCGGCCTTCCGCTACCCCGAGCCTTGGCCCAACAACGGCCTCACCGCCATGCGCGTCGCCACATGGGCGCACAGCGCGGGCGCCGGCCGCCGCTTTGCCCGCGCGGGCTTCGAGGTCCAGTTCAACGATGGCCTTGCGCTCAGCGAACAGGACAACATCGAACTCGCCGCCCACCGCGCTGGTCTTGACCCCCAGTTCGCACTTGAAGCCGCGCAGGATCAGACCGTCAAGCAGGCACTGATCGACAACACCCAGGCGGCGATCGACGTCGGCGCCATCGGCGTCCCTACGATCGTGGTCGGCAACCAGGCGTTCTGGGGCGACGACAAACTGCACGAGGCAGTTGCCGCGGCGACCGGGCTGTAGTCCGAACCGGCCCTGGGCGTATCCTCCCTGGCGTGGCCGCCAAGTCTCCCAAGCGATTGCCGAAGGACGCCGTCGCCAAGGCCGCGGGGGAGGCGACCGAGCAGTATCTGCGCGAGCAGCGCGAGGCCGCCGCGGGGCCTGAAGCTCCCGTCACGATTCGCAAGCGCGCGGCAAGTGACCCGCTTGCCAACGAACTCCGCAAGCAGCTCCTGCCGCTGCTCGTGCTGCATTTCGCCAAGCAGGAGCCGACTTACGGCAATCAGCTGATCGACCGCATCACCACGCTCACAGGCGGCGTGCTCACAGTGAATCCCAACACGATGTATCCACTGCTCAGAGACTTCGAGGCCAAGGGCCTGATCGAAGGGCACTGGGAGCATCCAGAGCGCCGCAGCCGCCGTTTCTACTCGCTCACGCCCGCTGGCGACGCCGAACTCGAGCGCCTGACCCCCGGCGCGCATGAGGCTCTCGACGCGCTCGACAGCACGATCGGCCAGATAAAGGGCGAACTCGGCGCCTGAGCGATTAATCTTCTGGTTATTGGAACCTACGCGCATCGGAAGCGCGTGCCGTCCCCCATGACGGCTGGTTCACCCTGAAAGGCAGATTTTCCCATGGCAGTAGTGGCACCGGCCGGTTCACGGCCCCTGTACGAAGACGAGCACCAGGATTACCGCGCGAGCTTTCGCCAGTTCCTCCAGGCCGAAGTGGCCCCGCACCACGAGAAGTGGGGCGAGGAGCACCTCGTGTCCCGCGAACTCTTCACGAAGGCCGGCGAGAACGGCTTCATCGCGATGGCGGTCGACGAGGAGTACGGCGGATTCGGTGTGGACGACTGGCGTTTCAACGCGGTGCTCGCCGAGGAAGCCGCGTACGCGGGCGTCCAGGCATCGTGGATGGGCCCGTCGGTACACACTGACCTCGGACTTCCATACATCCGCGCCGCCGCCAACGACGAGCAGAAAGCTCGCTGGTATCCGAAGATCGCGTCAGGCGAAAGCATCCTCGCCCTCGCGATGACTGAACCAGGAACTGGATCCGACCTCTCCGCCATCAGCACAACTGCTGTGCGCGACGGTGACGACTACATCGTCAACGGCTCCAAGACGTTCATCAGCAACGGCATCCTCGCCGATCAGGTCGTGACCGCGGTCCGCACCGGCGATGACCCGCACCAGGGCCTTTCGATGATCGTCATCGACCGCGACACGGAGGGATTCGAGCGCGGAGCCCAGATTCACAAGCGAGGCCAGCACCAGAACGACACGGCCGAGCTCTTCTTCAACGATGCGCGCGTCCCGGTCGAAAACCTGCTCAGCGAAGAGGGCACCGGCTTCAGTCAGCTGATGGCCCATCTGATCCCCGAGCGCCTCGGCCTTGCCGTCGGCTCGATCGCGGCCTGCGAAGCAGTCCTCGACCTCACGCTCGAGTACGCCAAGGAGCGCAAGGCCTTCGGTCGCCCGATCGGCTCGTTCCAGAACTCACGTTTCGTACTCGCAGAGGCGCAGACCAAGGTGACGATCACCCGCACGTGGATGGACACCGTCGTCCAGAAGTACGTCGACGGAACCTGCACTGTGCAGGAAGCCGCAATGGCCAAGTACTGGACCACGGACCTGATGTCAGAGGTCGCAGACGTCTGCGTCCAGATGTTTGGCGGGTACGGCTACACCACTGAGTACAAGGTCAGCGAGTACTGGGCTGACGCGCGCGTGAACCGCATTTACGCGGGCACCAACGAGATCATGAAGGAACTGATCGGTCGTTCAATGGGCCTCTAGGCTTCCGAGCCATGAATGTCACCAAAGCAGCCGTAGTTGGCGCGGGCACGATGGGCGGCGAAATCGCCTTTGTGATCGCTTCGGCCGGCATCCCAGTCCTGCTCAAAGACGTTGACCAGAAGTTTGTCGACCACGGAATTGACAAGGCGACCGAGCTGCTCGATCGCGCCATCAAGAAGGAAAAGCTCGACGCGGCCGGCAAGACCGCAGTCCTCGAGCTGATCACCGGAACGCTCGACTACGACGGTTTCGGGGACGTTGACTTCGTGATCGAGGCCGTGCCCGAGCGCATGTCGATCAAGCGATCGGTCTTTGCTGATCTCGATGCCGCCACGCCTGGTCACGCGATTCTCGCCAGCAACACGAGCGCGCTGTCGATCGATGAGATCGGCGCAGCCACCACCCGCCCCGACAAGGTCGTCGGATTCCACTTCTTCTACCCGGCCAGCTTCAGCAAGCTCGTCGAGGTGATCGAAGGTGCCCAGACCTCGCCCGAAACCACGACAGCTTCGGTCAACTTCGCGCAGACGATCAAGAAGTCACCGATCAGTTGCGCAGACGCGCCGGGTTTCGTCGTCAACCGCATCCTCACTGCGAGTCTCGGCGAGATGTTCCGCGCCGCCGACGAGCACGACCTCTCACCTGCCCAGATGGACGCTGCGGTGGTCAGCCTGAAGACCGCGCCCGCGGGCCCGGCCACGCTGACCGACACGCTCGGTCTCGACACCGTCCTGCACGTGATGGAGCACCTCAACGCCGAGCTCGGCGACACGTTCTATGTCGCGCCCAAGCTCAAGGAGCTGGTCGAGGCAGGCAAACTCGGCGCCAAGACGGGCAGCGGCTTCTACGACCCGGCCGGACAGCCGGGCGAACTACCCGAGATCGATCAGGGCACTGCTGGTGAGCTGGCGCTGCGCAGCGGACTCCGCGCTCTGGTCGAATCGATTCTGATCATCGAAGAGGCAGTCGGCAACGCCCGCGAAGTGGACCTCGGAATGATGATGGGAGCCGGGATCGTGCCGGGACCGCTCGCTCAGGCCGACGCGATGGGCCTCGACAATGCCCTGGCGGCGCTGAGCCACGCTGAGACGCAATGGGGCGAGGGATTCAAGCCGCCGACGCTGCTCAAGCGACTCGTGGCGCAGGGCCGCACAGGGAAGGCCGCAGGGCAGGGCTTCTTCGCCTACCCGCAGCCTGCCGAGGGCGAGCAGGCGGAAGTCGTACTGTTCGAGAAGCGCGGGCCCGTCGGTATCGCCTGGCTCAAGGCAGAGCCGGTCAACCCGATTTCGGCCGAGCTCGTGCGCGACCTCGAGAACGTCTACGAGCGCGCCGAGGCCGACCTGGAGATCAAGAGCCTCGTGATCGCCAGTGCGAACACCGCGATCTTCAGCGCCGGTGCAAACCTCAAAGCGTTCGCCGCCTTCGGCCCTGACGACGTGGCGAACGCGATCGATGCAACCAACGCAATCTTCCGCAAGCTTGAAACCGGCCGCCTCACCACGATCGCGGCGGTCAACGGCGGCGCATTCGGCGGCGGCTGCGAGCTCGCCATGAGCGCCAACGTGCGCCTCGCAGGCGAATCCGCAACCTTCGGTCAGCCGGAGATCAATCTTGGAATCATTCCGGGTTTCGGCGGATCGCAGCGACTGCCGCGCCTGGTCGGCAAGGCAGCGGCCTTCGAGATCATCGCCGGCGGCGACAACATCAGCGCATGGCGTGCGCTCGAGATCGGACTGGTCAGCGAAGTTCTGCCCGACCACGAGCTCTTCGACGCAGCGATCGCGCTCGGCGAGAAGCTCGCCGCGCAGCCGCAGTCAGCAATCCAGCAGATCAAGGGTCTGCTTGACGACCCGACGCTCGAGGCGGGAATCGCGCGTGAGCGCGACGCATTCGTTGCAGCGGTCGATTCGCCCGACGGGCGCGAGGGCGTCGCAGCCTTCCTGCAGAAGCGCGCGCCGAAGTTCACGCAATGAGCCCGAGCGACTCCGTCGCCACGCTCGCCCAAGCCCTCGTAAGCGCCCGTAGCGCCATCGTCCTGACGGGCGCGGGCGTTTCCGTACCGAGCGGCATCCCTGACTTCCGCACGCCGGAGACGGGGATGTGGGCCAACGTGGACCCGATGGAGGTCGCGCACATCGACACGTTCACCTACGACCCAGAGCGCTTCTGGTCGTTCTACGGCGAGCGCTTTGCCTCGCTGGGTGACAAACGCCCCAACGGTGCACACGAAGTGCTCGTCGAGCTGGAGAAACGTGGCCTGGTCGACGCCGTGATCACCCAGAACATCGACCGCCTGCACCACATGGCAGGCACGCACGATCTGATCGAAGTTCACGGTTCGATCGAGACCTCGCACTGCCTTGCCTGCGGAGCCGAGTACGAGCTCGAGTGGGTCCGCGATCAGGCCGCCGAGCACGGAATCCCTCGCTGCATCGAATGCGAGACCAAGCCTGCGCTCAAGCCCGACGTCGTGCTCTTCGGCGAGATGCTTCCCGACGAGGCGATTCAGCGAGCGTTCGAGCTCGCTGCCGGCGCGGACCTGCTGATCGCAATCGGCAGCTCGCTGGTTGTTCACCCGGTCGCCGGCCTGCCGACGATCACGCTCAAGAGCGGGGGAGAGGTCGCGCTGGTTACAAACGGTCCGACGCCGTTCGACCGTGAGGCGTTTGCAAAGCTGGACGGAGACGTCGAGGAAGA
It encodes the following:
- the cax gene encoding calcium/proton exchanger, which translates into the protein MGSLVLKRFLFSSDGWPYLLSPFVAAAIVLEFGGGSATLIFAVAAIGLIPAAAVMGRATEELAARSGPGIGGLLNVTFGNFPELIIAILALNAGLQELVKASLVGSIIGNILLVMGASMFVGGLKRKEQTFNQTAASVQSSMLVLAMAALFMPAVYELVDGSGLPDPGAAIVNYDSSVEKLSAIAGGFLLLSYVGGLIFSLVTHKDLFNQGHDEEMAQNAWTIKRSIGVLAGASIVVGLMSEILVGSIEEASAAIGLSEFFVGVFVVAIVGNAAEHWVAVLVAYKDKMDLAVNIAIGSAAQIALFVAPVLVFLSFFIGPNPMPLVFNGFELAGLLIALVIANVITSDGRSTWFEGLQLLSLYAVIGVAFYFA
- a CDS encoding acyl-CoA dehydrogenase family protein → MNFQLSDEQKLMQETAKDFAVNEIRPVAEHHDRDSIFPREIINKAWELGLMNTTIPEAYGGAELDFLSGSIIEEQLSWGCSGIATSIFTNGLASMPVELGGSEEIKKKYLSQLVEEPKLASFCLTEPEAGSDVASMKTTAIKKGDKYVLNGSKCFITNGSHADWYTVYAKTDPDAGHRGISAFVVEKDWGVVVDKKEDKLGQRASDTAMVSFSDVEVPAENLLGEENAGFKLAMMTLDRTRPGVAAMATGIQQASLDAAVDYAKERIQFGVPIAMHQAIQFMIADMATKLEASRLLYMKSAWLLDNGLRNSLVASHAKRFAADSAMETAVDAVQVFGGYGFIKEYPVEKFMRDAKIMQLYEGTSQIQRLVIAKETLAPSRDTVAV
- a CDS encoding DsbA family protein; protein product: MPQEVTFFYDLGSPYAYITADRIDEQFDTSITVDWVPVLLGGIFNATGRSSWAETGARADGIAEIAQRAAAYGMPAFRYPEPWPNNGLTAMRVATWAHSAGAGRRFARAGFEVQFNDGLALSEQDNIELAAHRAGLDPQFALEAAQDQTVKQALIDNTQAAIDVGAIGVPTIVVGNQAFWGDDKLHEAVAAATGL
- a CDS encoding helix-turn-helix transcriptional regulator — its product is MAAKSPKRLPKDAVAKAAGEATEQYLREQREAAAGPEAPVTIRKRAASDPLANELRKQLLPLLVLHFAKQEPTYGNQLIDRITTLTGGVLTVNPNTMYPLLRDFEAKGLIEGHWEHPERRSRRFYSLTPAGDAELERLTPGAHEALDALDSTIGQIKGELGA
- a CDS encoding acyl-CoA dehydrogenase family protein, with translation MAVVAPAGSRPLYEDEHQDYRASFRQFLQAEVAPHHEKWGEEHLVSRELFTKAGENGFIAMAVDEEYGGFGVDDWRFNAVLAEEAAYAGVQASWMGPSVHTDLGLPYIRAAANDEQKARWYPKIASGESILALAMTEPGTGSDLSAISTTAVRDGDDYIVNGSKTFISNGILADQVVTAVRTGDDPHQGLSMIVIDRDTEGFERGAQIHKRGQHQNDTAELFFNDARVPVENLLSEEGTGFSQLMAHLIPERLGLAVGSIAACEAVLDLTLEYAKERKAFGRPIGSFQNSRFVLAEAQTKVTITRTWMDTVVQKYVDGTCTVQEAAMAKYWTTDLMSEVADVCVQMFGGYGYTTEYKVSEYWADARVNRIYAGTNEIMKELIGRSMGL
- a CDS encoding enoyl-CoA hydratase/isomerase family protein, with product MNVTKAAVVGAGTMGGEIAFVIASAGIPVLLKDVDQKFVDHGIDKATELLDRAIKKEKLDAAGKTAVLELITGTLDYDGFGDVDFVIEAVPERMSIKRSVFADLDAATPGHAILASNTSALSIDEIGAATTRPDKVVGFHFFYPASFSKLVEVIEGAQTSPETTTASVNFAQTIKKSPISCADAPGFVVNRILTASLGEMFRAADEHDLSPAQMDAAVVSLKTAPAGPATLTDTLGLDTVLHVMEHLNAELGDTFYVAPKLKELVEAGKLGAKTGSGFYDPAGQPGELPEIDQGTAGELALRSGLRALVESILIIEEAVGNAREVDLGMMMGAGIVPGPLAQADAMGLDNALAALSHAETQWGEGFKPPTLLKRLVAQGRTGKAAGQGFFAYPQPAEGEQAEVVLFEKRGPVGIAWLKAEPVNPISAELVRDLENVYERAEADLEIKSLVIASANTAIFSAGANLKAFAAFGPDDVANAIDATNAIFRKLETGRLTTIAAVNGGAFGGGCELAMSANVRLAGESATFGQPEINLGIIPGFGGSQRLPRLVGKAAAFEIIAGGDNISAWRALEIGLVSEVLPDHELFDAAIALGEKLAAQPQSAIQQIKGLLDDPTLEAGIARERDAFVAAVDSPDGREGVAAFLQKRAPKFTQ
- a CDS encoding NAD-dependent protein deacylase — encoded protein: MSPSDSVATLAQALVSARSAIVLTGAGVSVPSGIPDFRTPETGMWANVDPMEVAHIDTFTYDPERFWSFYGERFASLGDKRPNGAHEVLVELEKRGLVDAVITQNIDRLHHMAGTHDLIEVHGSIETSHCLACGAEYELEWVRDQAAEHGIPRCIECETKPALKPDVVLFGEMLPDEAIQRAFELAAGADLLIAIGSSLVVHPVAGLPTITLKSGGEVALVTNGPTPFDREAFAKLDGDVEEELAALLAAVNGLT